The Cynocephalus volans isolate mCynVol1 chromosome 2, mCynVol1.pri, whole genome shotgun sequence genome window below encodes:
- the FBXL7 gene encoding F-box/LRR-repeat protein 7 — MGANNGKQYGSEGKGSSSISSDVSSSTDHTPTKAQKNVATSEDSDLSMRTLSTPSPALICPPSLPGFQNGRGSSTSSSSVTGETVAMVHSPPPTRLTHPLIRLASRPQKEQASIDRLPDHSMVHVFSFLPTNQLCRCARVCRRWYNLAWDPRLWRTIRLTGETIHVDRALKVLTRRLCQDTPNVCLMLETVTVSGCRRLTDRGLYTIAQCCPELRRLEVSGCYNISNEAVFDVVSLCPNLEHLDVSGCSKVTCISLTREASIKLSPLHGKQISIRYLDMTDCFVLEDEGLHTIAAHCTQLTHLYLRRCVRLTDEGLRYLVIYCTSIKELSVSDCRFVSDFGLREIAKLESRLRYLSIAHCGRVTDVGIRYVAKYCSKLRYLNARGCEGITDHGVEYLAKNCTKLKSLDIGKCPLVSDTGLECLALNCFNLKRLSLKSCESITGQGLQIVAANCFDLQMLNVQDCEVSVEALRFVKRHCKRCVIEHTNPAFF; from the exons ACTCCGACCTGAGCATGCGCACACTGAGcacgcccagcccagccctgatATGTCCACCGAGTCTGCCAGGCTTTCAGAATGGAAGGGGCTCGTCCACCTCCTCGTCCTCCGTCACCGGGGAGACGGTGGCCATGGTCCACTCCCCGCCCCCGACCCGCCTCACGCACCCGCTCATCCGGCTGGCTTCCAGACCGCAGAAGGAGCAGGCCAGCATAGACCGGCTGCCCGACCACTCCATGGTGCACGTCTTCTCCTTCCTGCCCACCAACCAGCTGTGCCGCTGCGCGCGCGTGTGCCGCCGCTGGTACAACCTGGCCTGGGACCCGCGCCTCTGGAGGACTATCCGCCTGACGGGCGAGACCATCCACGTGGACCGCGCCCTCAAGGTGCTCACCCGCAGACTCTGCCAGGACACCCCCAACGTCTGTCTCATGCTGGAAACCGTAACTGTCAGTGGCTGCAGGCGGCTCACAGACCGAGGGCTCTACACCATCGCCCAGTGCTGCCCCGAGCTGAGGCGCCTGGAAGTCTCGGGCTGTTACAACATCTCCAACGAGGCCGTCTTTGACGTGGTGTCCCTCTGCCCCAACCTGGAGCACCTCGATGTGTCAG GGTGCTCCAAAGTCACCTGCATCAGCTTGACCCGGGAGGCCTCCATTAAACTGTCGCCCTTGCATGGCAAACAGATTTCCATCCGCTACCTGGACATGACGGACTGCTTCGTGCTGGAGGACGAAGGCCTGCACACCATCGCGGCGCACTGCACGCAGCTGACCCACCTGTACCTGCGCCGCTGCGTGCGCCTCACCGACGAGGGTCTGCGCTACCTGGTCATCTACTGCACCTCCATCAAGGAGCTGAGCGTCAGCGACTGTCGCTTCGTCAGCGACTTCGGCCTGCGGGAGATCGCCAAGCTGGAGTCCCGCCTGCGGTACCTCAGCATCGCGCACTGCGGCCGGGTCACCGACGTGGGCATCCGCTACGTGGCCAAGTACTGCAGCAAGCTGCGCTACCTCAACGCGCGGGGCTGCGAGGGCATCACGGACCACGGCGTGGAGTACCTCGCCAAGAACTGCACGAAACTCAAGTCTCTGGACATCGGCAAGTGCCCTCTGGTGTCCGACACGGGCCTGGAGTGCCTGGCCCTGAACTGCTTCAACCTCAAGCGGCTGAGCCTCAAGTCCTGCGAGAGCATCACCGGCCAGGGCTTGCAGATCGTGGCCGCCAACTGCTTTGACCTCCAGATGCTGAATGTCCAGGACTGCGAGGTCTCCGTGGAGGCCCTGCGGTTTGTCAAACGCCACTGCAAGCGCTGCGTCATCGAGCACACCAACCCTGCCTTCTTCTGA